In Rattus norvegicus strain BN/NHsdMcwi chromosome 1, GRCr8, whole genome shotgun sequence, a genomic segment contains:
- the Nanos1 gene encoding nanos homolog 1, translated as MEAFPWAPRSPRRARAPAPMALVPSARYVSASGPVHPQPFSYWNDYLGLATLITRASDRGSPHEGPGPTPAGPTLGPPEDDEDDDGDEPEAGGRYLGGALELRALELCAGPAEAGLLEERFAELNPFAGRAAAVLLGCAPSASAASTAEVTPREEPSPAWAAEPRLHATSGATAARLLKPELQVCVFCRNNKEAVALYTTHILKGPDGRVLCPVLRRYTCPLCGASGDNAHTIKYCPLSKVPPPTVRPPPRSTRDNLPSKKLR; from the coding sequence ATGGAGGCTTTCCCTTGGGCGCCACGCTCGCCCCGCCGCGCCCGCGCCCCCGCGCCTATGGCGCTCGTGCCCAGCGCCCGCTACGTGAGCGCCTCGGGCCCGGTGCACCCGCAGCCCTTCAGCTACTGGAACGACTACCTGGGGCTAGCCACGCTCATCACCAGGGCTAGCGACCGCGGCTCCCCGCACGAGGGGCCCGGGCCCACGCCGGCCGGGCCCACACTGGGGCCGCCGGAGGACGATGAAGACGACGACGGCGATGAGCCAGAGGCCGGGGGCCGCTACCTGGGCGGCGCGTTGGAACTGCGCGCGCTAGAGCTGTGCGCCGGCCCAGCCGAGGCCGGGCTGCTGGAGGAGCGCTTCGCTGAGCTGAACCCATTTGCAGGGCGCGCCGCCGCGGTGCTGCTGGGCTGCGCGCCCTCTGCCTCCGCCGCCTCCACGGCCGAAGTGACGCCGCGCGAAGAGCCGAGCCCTGCGTGGGCAGCCGAGCCTCGTCTGCACGCGACCTCCGGGGCGACCGCCGCGCGTCTGCTGAAACCGGAGCTTCAGGTGTGTGTGTTCTGCCGGAACAACAAGGAGGCGGTGGCGCTCTACACCACACACATCCTTAAGGGCCCGGACGGCCGGGTGCTGTGCCCGGTCCTGCGCCGCTACACGTGCCCCCTGTGCGGCGCCAGTGGCGACAACGCACACACCATCAAGTATTGCCCACTCTCCAAAGTGCCACCGCCCACCGTCCGCCCGCCGCCGCGcagcaccagagacaacctgcCAAGCAAGAAGCTGCGCTAG